The Culex pipiens pallens isolate TS chromosome 2, TS_CPP_V2, whole genome shotgun sequence DNA window TCGACTTCGGAACCAGCTGTCGGTCCAGCGTATAAGTCGCTGCAAGGATTAGTTGAAGCTCCACCCtctgtaatttgaaaaaaagataagaaaataaCCACCAGTTTAAAAGTGCCATACTAACCCATCCAGTGTCCAGGGAAGTTTCGGTTCATGTCAGTTCCGTAGCACAGAACGTTGTGTTTTGTACGATTCTTTCGCCACATGCGGTTGATATCCTTAGAGTAAGCTAGACCGTCCGGATTTACTACTGGCAAGATATACCAGTCGTAATTGTCGGCCAAATCTTGCACAGCCGGATCAGTGGAGGTCAACAGCTGGTTCAGAATCCAGGTCGCCGTAGCCGATGTGATCCATTCACGGGCGTGAATGTTGGACTCCAGGAAAATTCCAGGGTTTCCTGCCTTCTTCGACAGAATGATCGCCTTCATGTCACGTCCCTCGTAGGATTGTCCGTAAGATTCGATACGGAGGATATCAGGATACTGGACGACCAGCTCATCAAACCACGCGTACATCTCTTCCATGGTGTAATAGTCTTCCCAACCGAATCCTTCCCGCTTTCTGCGCTGCGGGCGTTCGTTGTCTACAAGCCTGATAAATGTTTTATGtgattaaatcttttaaatgtaATATGTTTGTCAAACTTACTTTTGCAAATTCTCAACCTTCAGCGAACTGTCCATGCCAAGTCGCGCAGTCATTTCTTCAAAGTCAGAAAACTTGTGCGGCGGCACAACCATGCGGACGTTCATACCAACTTGGACAGGCATCTCCCAGAAGGAATACTGTGAATCACAAATATTATTACCACTCCTCACAGTCCACCGCCGAAAATACGAACCCCATCGGGAACCTGTTCCAGATACTGGAGAACCTGCAGCTGCTCGGCATTGCTTGGGTTCACCTCGTAGACCCGATAATTGTCGAACCGTACCTTCTCGCCAGTCGCACTGCCGCCGGCAATGGCCAGCAGTAAAAGCCCGCACCAAACCCTCATACTGTACCTTTCCAAGTGAAAACTACACCCCAAATAAACCGATCGGCTGCCGAACAATACGATTTATAGGCCGTTACTCAAGATAAGTGGCGTAAtcgtaaaattgatttgtttgagCCCTCACAAAAAATACTAGACACGGTTGTCTTTTTAGGCTTTCTGATAAGATACTTATTAGGAATGCTCAATTATTATGTTCTTGGTGATTTTTTACGTATATCCTAATAGATCTGATAATAATGATCTGAAATTGTTCTAAGAAAACATAGTTAAATGTTTTAATGAACACCCGCAATCATTTGGACAACTACTACGGATTTATTTGCAATCgttttattacaaaaatcttCAGTTGTTCTATTTGGCTTAACTTCATATTTACACTTCAAATTATACAGCACCCCTGACACCCGTCTGCCGGGTCTTATCTGCTTTCAAACGTTTATGAGCTATCAAAAGAATCGTTTCAAATTGTCCCCCATAAATAGATTGGCACAGTGGATGAACTTCCCTGCAGTCATCATCAGTGTCACAATGGGAGCGCTACAGATATTGGTGGCATCGGTGCTACTTGGGATACTGACCCGCAGCTCAAACAGCGAGAAACTATCCTTCCGAGATCATCGCGTTTGCTCAGTCTTCATACAGAACGAAGATCAGCTGGACACGCTGCGAGCACTGGAGGCTACTCCTAACCTGGTGAGATTATTTAGTTGAACGGTTTAGAACGCACCATTGACTCTGTTGTTCCAACAGTTTACATTCCTGGATGTACCTTCGGCAATCAATTCAAAGGTACAGATCGTGGTTCCACCGGCTAAACAGCGTTACTTCGAGAATCTTGTCCAGCAGTTGAAGCTGGTTTCCCACGTTGACTCCTACAACCTACAAAGGTAATCATCGAAGTACTTTCAAATTTACGGCTCAATTATCTTGAATCCCAAAATAGCGTTATCGACAATGAACGACCGAACCAATCCAAACGAGCTGCCTTCGGATGGACTGACTACTACACGCTTGAGGAGATATACGCGTGGGTTGACGCGCTGGTTGCAGAACATTCCGATGTGCTGTCCGTAAAAACTATTGGACAATCTCACGAAGGACGTGATCTGAAGGTGGTAAAACTATCCCACAAGGAAGGAAATCCCGGAATATTCGTTGATGCCAACATTCATGCCCGTGAGTGGATCACTTCCGCTACCGTTACGTGGATCTTGAACGAGTTGCTGACGTCTGACGATCCAGCTGTTCGGGATTTGGCCGAAAACTTTGACTGGTACATTGTTCCGGTGCTGAATCCGGATGGGTTCGTATACACTCACACCACGGTATGTCACTTGCAATGTGGGTTAGAGAAGAGTTACTATGCTGATTTTGCTTGCAGGATCGTTTGTGGAGAAAGACCCGATATCCGTACAATATCTTGTGTTACGGGGCTGACCCAAATCGCAACTTTGACTTCCAGTGGAACAGTAAGTTAGTTTATTTGTTGCAAAAACACGAGATCCtaaaattctttcaaacttTAGACGGTGGAGCCTCGATGAATCCATGCTCGGACGCCTACGCCAGAGACGCACCCAGAGTCAGAGGTAGAAGTTAAAGCCGTATCCGATTACATTCGTTCGATCGCGGATGAGCTGACTCTCTACCTAACGATCCACTCGAAGGGACAGTACATTCTGGTACCATTCGGTTACGAGAATGCTCCGTATCCTCCCACCTATCAGGATCTTATGCAGATTGGACGACGAGGAGCGGTCGATATGCACAAGCTGTACCAGAAACCGTACCGCGTGGGAACGTCTTCCGATGTGTTATGTAATAGTAAAACTTGCAATTGTTACTTGAGCCCGCACTAATCTTTGGTACTTCTCTTAGATGTCGCTTCTGGTATTTCGGTAGATTGGGCATACGGAGCAGTTAATATTCCACTATCTTACACGTTTGAACTGCGAGATCAGGGAGAGTTTGGATGGATTCTTCCGGCCGATCAGATTATTCCGAATGCCGAGGAACTACTGGCAGCATTTGTAGGGATGATCGATGAGGCACGTGTCTTGGGATATTTCTGATTACTTTATTAAAACagataatttaataaaagtttaatACCTGAACTATTTCTGACAGAGCATTTCCTTATAGCTATCAGCAAAATGTTCGGTTTATTCAGAAGACACTTTTCGAATACTTGAACAGATTAGTGAAATTTCCAATTGTTTACAAATGTGGTATCAATCAAGCAATCAAGTAAAATATTGCAATGACTCGTCCATTCCTTATCAAATGATAGCAAAAATTTCAGGTCCGCATTCAGGGATTCATTCCCTCCCAGCTACGTTCAGTTATCTGGGCCTACTGATTTCAATGACTACCGAACAGCTGATTCTAACGGTAGACATCGCCCAACCAATTGACGCGATGTCACTTGTAGAATGTAGAACAGATTTCCCCAAATTGCTACCGTTATCGGAAATGACTTACAGCCAGTAAATTACTCATCGACAGATTTATTACCAGACGCCACAGGGGTTCTGACGTAGCCACAAAGTCTGGACTATTTGATATAAAAGGAGTCGAAATTGGGTACTTGGGATGTAGTACCAATACGAAATGAACCGATTACAG harbors:
- the LOC120427957 gene encoding zinc carboxypeptidase-like, which gives rise to MRVWCGLLLLAIAGGSATGEKVRFDNYRVYEVNPSNAEQLQVLQYLEQVPDGYSFWEMPVQVGMNVRMVVPPHKFSDFEEMTARLGMDSSLKVENLQKLVDNERPQRRKREGFGWEDYYTMEEMYAWFDELVVQYPDILRIESYGQSYEGRDMKAIILSKKAGNPGIFLESNIHAREWITSATATWILNQLLTSTDPAVQDLADNYDWYILPVVNPDGLAYSKDINRMWRKNRTKHNVLCYGTDMNRNFPGHWMEGGASTNPCSDLYAGPTAGSEVETQNVMNYLIQNKDKIDFYLSFHSYGQYMLFPFGHEGADYSDNYYDWMEMAESAAVALFRRNQIAYQLGTTADVLYVASGVSPDWAHGVEGIPIAITYEFRDTGSHGFILPAEQIIPNAEEVLDSLVAFMGKGKELGYFPRRA